The following are encoded in a window of SAR202 cluster bacterium genomic DNA:
- a CDS encoding DUF4340 domain-containing protein, with amino-acid sequence MGSKQVVIVMALLAAITVAALVARFVSAETSAPKIEGVQPLSEETIDKVVMRDSEQEAIIVKRDGRWWVREYPVVLLKLNEMWETAEVLKDAELISVNPENHAAMGVDVRNTTVVQFWSGDKLIHEFLIGDKQLAPIGEKLITPWTVWARLCYLRYPDQDETYGVFCEFPERFDTRFKYWVHPIAAEAPRDEIQAITYVYPDGQFSLHIVNSTWVVTSESGTQVADPQSVLDLLRKAEMVVADDFPTQDEISRLDFSISDIQMAIITREGSSQPSSVLQFLEKEHGAYYVKNADLPYVYILEAPQVAEYLKREQDLINPPPAVTP; translated from the coding sequence GTGGGAAGTAAACAGGTAGTCATCGTCATGGCATTGCTCGCGGCCATTACCGTGGCCGCTCTCGTGGCGCGCTTCGTCTCCGCGGAGACGTCTGCGCCAAAGATAGAGGGCGTCCAGCCGCTCAGCGAAGAGACGATCGACAAGGTTGTGATGCGCGACAGCGAGCAAGAGGCAATCATCGTCAAGCGTGACGGCCGCTGGTGGGTCCGCGAGTACCCGGTTGTGCTGCTCAAGCTGAACGAGATGTGGGAGACCGCCGAAGTACTCAAGGACGCGGAACTGATCTCGGTCAACCCAGAGAACCACGCTGCGATGGGCGTGGACGTTCGCAACACTACTGTTGTGCAATTCTGGAGCGGCGACAAGCTCATCCACGAGTTCCTTATCGGCGACAAGCAGCTCGCCCCGATTGGAGAGAAGCTGATCACGCCGTGGACGGTCTGGGCGCGCCTCTGCTACCTGCGCTACCCTGACCAGGACGAGACTTACGGGGTTTTCTGCGAGTTCCCGGAGCGATTCGACACGCGGTTCAAATACTGGGTCCATCCTATCGCCGCGGAGGCGCCGAGGGACGAGATTCAGGCGATCACCTACGTCTACCCGGATGGCCAGTTCTCCCTGCACATCGTCAACTCCACCTGGGTTGTAACTAGCGAGTCCGGCACACAGGTGGCGGACCCCCAGTCTGTCCTTGACTTGCTCCGGAAGGCCGAAATGGTGGTGGCTGACGATTTCCCTACGCAGGATGAGATCAGCCGGCTCGATTTTTCGATCTCGGACATCCAGATGGCGATCATCACCCGCGAAGGCTCGTCGCAACCGTCGTCGGTACTGCAGTTCCTCGAAAAGGAGCACGGGGCGTACTACGTCAAGAACGCGGACCTGCCATATGTGTATATACTGGAGGCGCCTCAGGTTGCCGAGTATCTCAAGCGCGAACAGGACCTGATTAATCCGCCGCCCGCGGTTACGCCGTAA
- a CDS encoding ATP-binding cassette domain-containing protein yields the protein MVTTSDNQTVQPSPASPPADPYAIQVDGVTKQFGFTVAVNNVSFDVKKGEIVGFLGPNGSGKSTTMRLITSYYTPDKGRVLVNGIDNQAHDVETRKMIGYLPENNPIYGDLLVSEYLSFVADLRGLSPAQKREGIARAVEETGIQEVFYNPLSQCSKGYKQRSGLAQAILHQPEILIMDEPTEGLDPNQRVPIRELIRTLGTKYGRTVMLSTHVLQEVQQVCDRLLIIRRGKIVAQGTVEELRKQAHGNRYVEMEVEGADVEVALAGIPAISGVERLSPVGARQRFRLSIAGEGDPRPEIFKLAKGRDWVLWDLHEEATRLDDLFHKLTADDAPSERPAATPETKEA from the coding sequence ATGGTAACAACCAGCGATAACCAGACGGTCCAACCTTCACCTGCATCTCCACCTGCCGATCCCTACGCGATTCAGGTTGACGGTGTCACAAAGCAATTCGGCTTCACTGTCGCCGTCAATAACGTCTCATTCGATGTGAAAAAGGGCGAGATTGTCGGCTTCCTCGGCCCGAACGGCTCCGGCAAGAGCACCACGATGCGACTTATAACGTCGTACTACACGCCAGACAAGGGCCGCGTCCTCGTGAACGGCATAGACAACCAGGCGCACGACGTTGAAACGCGAAAAATGATCGGGTACCTTCCCGAGAATAACCCGATCTACGGCGACCTCCTGGTAAGCGAGTACCTGAGTTTCGTAGCAGACCTCAGGGGCCTTAGCCCGGCGCAGAAGCGCGAGGGCATCGCCAGGGCAGTTGAGGAGACGGGCATTCAGGAAGTCTTTTACAATCCGCTCAGCCAGTGCTCCAAGGGATACAAGCAGCGCTCCGGGCTCGCCCAGGCCATCCTCCACCAGCCGGAAATCCTGATAATGGACGAGCCCACTGAGGGCCTGGACCCCAACCAGCGCGTCCCCATTCGCGAGCTTATCCGCACGCTGGGCACGAAGTACGGCCGGACCGTTATGCTGAGCACGCACGTGCTCCAGGAGGTCCAGCAGGTATGCGACCGGCTGCTGATCATCCGCAGGGGCAAGATTGTGGCTCAGGGCACGGTGGAGGAGCTGCGGAAGCAGGCGCACGGGAACAGGTACGTGGAAATGGAGGTTGAGGGCGCGGACGTGGAGGTGGCGCTTGCCGGGATTCCCGCCATCAGTGGGGTGGAGCGGCTCTCCCCGGTTGGGGCCAGGCAGCGGTTCCGCCTCTCGATTGCGGGTGAAGGCGATCCTCGGCCGGAGATATTCAAGCTGGCAAAGGGCAGAGACTGGGTCCTGTGGGACCTCCACGAAGAGGCTACGCGCCTTGACGACCTATTCCACAAGCTGACCGCCGACGACGCCCCCTCCGAACGGCCGGCAGCAACTCCAGAAACTAAAGAGGCGTAG
- a CDS encoding xanthine dehydrogenase family protein molybdopterin-binding subunit gives MTTTSDKPSTRPQFKVVGTRPVRHDGVDKVTGKAVYGADLSLPGTLFGKILRSPHAHARIKKIDTSLAEAHPDVKAVVTFRDFPTAEHRIMEVGEDNFMSLRYTSNNSLAEDKALYKGHAIAAIAASSPHLAEELLGLIKVEYEVLPAVTDPEEAFKPGAPVLHEHLVVPDGFEGRAERRNTNISGRAQYALGDVEAGFNQADIIVEREFRTKMIHQGYIEPQNVTAWWNQPLPPGESTSSAVKGKDEGRLTIWNSSQGPFGVRDQVARILSIPVSSVKVVPLEIGGGFGGKLGTYVEPVAAVLSKKSGRPVKITLNRQEVLEATGPASGSYMKVKIGATKDGRLTAGQGFVLFESGAYPGSSHGGACMSMFSPYDLPNIKLESCEIVNNKPSTAAYRAPGAPHGSYAGECVIDELAEKLGMDPMEFRLKNAAKEGTRMVSGVAHPRIGNIETMNAVKSHPHYSAPLGKNVGRGVAIGSWGNAGGAACAIVNVLPNGKVSLVEGSADIGGTRTAAAQQLAEVLGLPVEEIMPSVGDTDTVGFTSNTGGSSVAFKQGVAAFHAGNDIKGQMVQRAAKLWETTPDNVAYADGVLQSKLNPAHRMTFKQMAAMYAKTGGPIVGRANVASTGAGRSFAAVIADVHVDPETGKTQVLRCTAFQDAGVAIHPSYVEGQIQGGAVQGIGWALNEEYVYAPDGRLMNPTLLDYRMPTTLDLPMIDAVIIEVYNPNHPFGVRGVGEANIIPPLAAVANAVSHAIGVRMTELPMSPPVIVRVLQKQAAGNGHRK, from the coding sequence ATGACCACCACGTCCGACAAGCCGTCTACTAGGCCGCAGTTCAAGGTAGTGGGGACGCGCCCCGTCCGCCACGACGGGGTGGACAAGGTGACCGGCAAGGCAGTCTACGGCGCGGACCTTAGTCTTCCGGGAACGCTGTTCGGAAAGATACTCCGGAGCCCCCATGCGCATGCCAGGATCAAGAAGATAGACACCAGCCTGGCCGAGGCGCACCCCGACGTTAAGGCGGTGGTGACGTTCCGCGACTTCCCAACGGCGGAGCACCGCATTATGGAGGTCGGCGAGGACAACTTCATGAGCCTTCGCTACACGAGCAACAACTCGTTGGCGGAGGACAAGGCCCTCTACAAGGGCCACGCCATCGCCGCAATCGCGGCGAGCAGCCCCCACCTTGCCGAGGAGCTCCTTGGGCTGATCAAGGTTGAATATGAGGTCCTTCCGGCTGTCACCGACCCCGAGGAGGCGTTCAAGCCCGGGGCGCCCGTACTGCACGAACACCTCGTCGTACCCGACGGCTTCGAGGGCAGGGCGGAGCGCAGGAACACCAACATCTCCGGCCGCGCGCAATATGCCCTTGGGGACGTTGAGGCGGGTTTCAATCAGGCGGACATCATCGTCGAGCGCGAGTTCCGCACGAAGATGATCCACCAGGGCTACATAGAGCCTCAGAACGTGACGGCCTGGTGGAACCAGCCCCTCCCTCCCGGCGAAAGCACGTCCTCCGCCGTAAAGGGTAAAGATGAGGGGAGGTTGACGATTTGGAACAGCAGCCAGGGGCCGTTTGGCGTACGTGACCAGGTAGCGCGGATACTAAGTATCCCCGTATCAAGCGTCAAGGTGGTGCCCCTGGAGATCGGTGGCGGCTTCGGCGGGAAGCTCGGTACGTACGTAGAGCCGGTGGCTGCAGTGCTCTCCAAAAAGTCAGGACGGCCGGTGAAGATAACGCTGAACCGGCAGGAAGTGCTGGAGGCCACCGGGCCGGCGTCCGGCAGCTACATGAAGGTCAAGATCGGCGCAACGAAGGACGGCCGCCTGACGGCGGGGCAGGGGTTTGTCCTGTTTGAGTCCGGCGCGTACCCCGGCTCAAGCCACGGCGGCGCATGCATGTCGATGTTTTCGCCGTACGATCTGCCGAACATCAAGCTGGAGAGCTGCGAGATTGTGAACAACAAGCCGAGCACGGCCGCGTACCGCGCGCCGGGCGCGCCCCACGGCTCCTATGCCGGCGAGTGCGTGATCGACGAGCTTGCGGAAAAGCTCGGCATGGACCCGATGGAATTCCGCCTCAAGAACGCGGCGAAGGAGGGCACGCGCATGGTCAGCGGCGTCGCCCACCCGCGAATCGGCAATATCGAGACCATGAACGCCGTTAAGAGCCACCCGCACTACAGCGCGCCACTCGGCAAGAACGTCGGGAGGGGCGTCGCTATCGGCTCCTGGGGTAACGCCGGCGGCGCCGCCTGCGCCATCGTGAACGTGCTACCGAACGGCAAGGTAAGCCTTGTTGAGGGCTCTGCGGACATCGGGGGCACTCGCACGGCCGCGGCGCAGCAGCTCGCCGAGGTGCTAGGCCTACCGGTCGAGGAGATCATGCCATCGGTCGGAGACACGGACACCGTCGGGTTCACGTCCAACACAGGCGGCAGCAGCGTCGCCTTCAAGCAGGGCGTGGCCGCATTCCACGCCGGCAACGACATCAAGGGCCAGATGGTGCAGCGCGCGGCCAAGTTGTGGGAGACGACGCCGGACAACGTGGCGTACGCGGACGGCGTTCTGCAGAGCAAGCTCAACCCGGCCCACAGGATGACGTTCAAGCAGATGGCGGCGATGTACGCCAAGACGGGTGGGCCGATCGTCGGCAGGGCGAACGTCGCCTCTACCGGCGCCGGCCGGTCTTTCGCGGCGGTAATCGCGGACGTGCACGTGGACCCGGAGACCGGGAAGACGCAGGTGCTACGGTGCACGGCCTTCCAGGACGCCGGCGTCGCCATTCACCCAAGCTATGTCGAGGGGCAGATACAGGGCGGAGCAGTGCAGGGGATCGGCTGGGCGCTGAACGAGGAGTACGTATACGCCCCGGACGGACGGCTCATGAACCCCACGCTGCTCGACTACCGTATGCCTACGACCCTTGACCTGCCGATGATCGACGCGGTGATCATCGAGGTCTACAACCCGAACCACCCGTTCGGCGTGCGCGGCGTAGGCGAGGCAAATATTATCCCGCCCCTGGCGGCCGTCGCGAACGCGGTATCTCACGCTATCGGCGTCCGCATGACGGAGCTCCCCATGAGTCCGCCGGTTATCGTGAGGGTCCTTCAAAAGCAGGCGGCCGGCAACGGCCACCGGAAGTAG
- a CDS encoding mandelate racemase/muconate lactonizing enzyme family protein codes for MKICGFETRIVAIPRERGPLSDGPGQAASTFVVLRMQTDEGIEGIGYAGFTAQIMKESLKAAVDALAQEAIGDDPMKVEAINAKLLALGGSGAPVDMVRRAVAAIDVALWDIRGKAMGQPLYKVLGGYKDRIPTYYSGTLWRPHKLEDIGPAAKKHVAEGFRAIKLRLGGEPSADRDIERVRVLREAVGPNVDIMIDVNQGWTVNQAVSIGRRLEELGVYWLEDPVPHHDLAGQARVADSLDVPVVSGEYHYGIAPFRYLLEQRSLRVVMIDLLRVGGISPYMKVAHLAEAFNMPVVSHLAPEILCHAMAAIPNAITTEWMPWSLPLFKDVPRVENGEIVLPQKPGLGLEFDEETLARYRVTA; via the coding sequence ATGAAGATCTGCGGATTCGAGACCCGGATTGTGGCTATTCCAAGGGAGCGCGGGCCGCTCTCGGATGGTCCCGGACAGGCGGCGTCCACGTTTGTGGTGCTGCGAATGCAGACGGACGAAGGAATTGAGGGCATCGGCTACGCCGGGTTCACTGCTCAGATCATGAAGGAGTCGCTCAAGGCGGCCGTGGATGCCCTGGCGCAAGAGGCGATCGGGGACGACCCGATGAAGGTGGAGGCGATCAACGCGAAGCTGCTCGCCCTCGGCGGGAGTGGCGCGCCGGTCGACATGGTCCGCCGCGCCGTCGCAGCGATAGACGTGGCGCTGTGGGATATTCGCGGGAAGGCGATGGGACAGCCGCTGTACAAGGTGCTGGGCGGCTACAAGGACCGCATCCCAACGTACTACAGCGGCACCCTGTGGCGCCCGCACAAGCTGGAGGACATCGGCCCTGCCGCGAAGAAGCACGTGGCGGAAGGTTTCCGAGCGATCAAGCTCAGGCTGGGCGGAGAGCCATCGGCGGACCGGGATATTGAGCGAGTGCGGGTGCTTCGCGAGGCCGTCGGCCCGAATGTCGACATCATGATCGATGTCAACCAGGGCTGGACCGTCAACCAGGCCGTCTCCATAGGCCGCAGGCTGGAGGAGCTTGGCGTCTACTGGCTCGAGGACCCAGTGCCGCACCACGACCTGGCAGGGCAGGCGCGCGTCGCCGATTCTCTGGATGTCCCGGTCGTTTCCGGCGAGTACCACTACGGTATCGCACCCTTCCGGTATCTGCTGGAACAGCGCAGCCTGCGCGTAGTAATGATCGACTTGCTCCGCGTCGGCGGCATCTCGCCGTACATGAAGGTTGCTCACCTTGCCGAGGCGTTCAACATGCCTGTTGTCAGCCACCTGGCGCCTGAGATCCTCTGCCACGCGATGGCGGCGATTCCCAATGCCATAACGACCGAGTGGATGCCGTGGTCGCTGCCGCTCTTCAAGGACGTGCCGCGGGTCGAGAACGGCGAGATAGTCCTGCCTCAGAAGCCCGGCCTTGGCCTAGAATTCGACGAGGAGACGCTGGCCCGGTACCGGGTTACGGCGTAA
- a CDS encoding Cof-type HAD-IIB family hydrolase: MGYRLIALDIDGTIRSQEHPLSDRTREAVRRVREAGAMVTVVTGRMFQSAIAASQGLDLVTPIVTFQGAHVADPVTKKMLWHMPLTTEMATDAITSLSAWEREVLAYYGDSVYVSRMTPWVEGYSQRNHGQVQLVKDLLEVAPRGLTRLVVVGEDRDIATLNSRLAASFATRLQITRSLPQFCEILHPEAGKKRALTWLAGHLDVGSDEVVAFGNGAEDLPMLQWAGLGVGMAGSAPEVLSGVHRVAPPLSEDGVARVLEELLGQGMIG; encoded by the coding sequence ATGGGATACAGGCTTATCGCGCTGGATATCGACGGCACCATCCGGAGCCAGGAGCACCCGCTCTCCGACCGTACCCGCGAGGCCGTGCGCCGCGTGCGCGAGGCCGGCGCCATGGTGACAGTGGTGACGGGCCGCATGTTCCAGTCCGCCATCGCCGCCTCACAGGGGCTGGACCTCGTGACGCCGATAGTCACCTTCCAGGGGGCGCACGTCGCGGACCCTGTCACGAAGAAGATGCTGTGGCACATGCCGCTGACGACGGAGATGGCTACCGATGCCATTACGTCGTTGAGCGCGTGGGAGCGCGAGGTGCTGGCATACTACGGCGACTCGGTGTATGTCAGCAGGATGACTCCATGGGTGGAGGGCTACAGCCAGCGAAACCACGGCCAGGTGCAGCTTGTGAAGGACCTGCTGGAGGTAGCCCCGCGGGGGCTTACGAGGCTGGTCGTCGTGGGAGAGGACAGGGACATAGCGACTTTGAACTCGCGGCTGGCAGCTTCCTTCGCCACGAGGCTACAGATAACGCGCTCGCTGCCTCAGTTCTGCGAGATACTCCATCCGGAGGCCGGGAAGAAGCGCGCGCTAACGTGGCTGGCGGGCCACCTTGACGTTGGCAGCGACGAGGTGGTGGCATTCGGGAACGGCGCGGAGGACCTCCCTATGTTGCAGTGGGCCGGCCTGGGGGTGGGCATGGCTGGCTCCGCGCCCGAAGTGCTTTCCGGAGTCCACCGCGTCGCCCCACCGCTCAGCGAGGACGGTGTCGCCCGCGTGCTGGAAGAGCTCCTGGGGCAGGGAATGATAGGATAG
- the pyrD gene encoding dihydroorotate dehydrogenase (quinone), whose product MLVLSPSAYRWLLRPLLFRLPAETAQKAADLALKQRFVWKAASPALRTTDPRLRADYCGIPLANPLGLAAGFDKNCVMIPGLASMGFGYLTVGTVTEGSRPGNAKPRMFRMPERESLINALGFPGKGLEAAHAALTKARKTSVAAPIVVSVSGTDAGQIVRCHRRLEPLAQAVEVNISSPNTAGLRLFHDAEALADLLAQLNDGRKAPLIIKLPPYPLKGAGEPTDEQAREKLLALARLCAKSGVDTLTVANTRPTRDARLAVGAGGLSGRAIFPEMLEMVADVRREVGWKVRINACGGIFTGAEAWQALKAGADTVQLYTALVYRGPGAIRQINRELITAMRRDHSMPLADWLAARRNG is encoded by the coding sequence ATGTTAGTCCTCAGCCCCAGCGCCTACCGCTGGTTGTTACGCCCGCTTCTCTTCCGATTGCCGGCGGAAACTGCCCAGAAGGCCGCCGACCTTGCCCTCAAGCAGCGCTTCGTCTGGAAAGCCGCATCCCCAGCCCTCCGCACGACCGACCCCCGCCTTCGAGCAGACTACTGCGGAATCCCGCTCGCCAACCCCTTAGGCCTTGCGGCCGGGTTCGACAAGAACTGCGTGATGATACCAGGCCTCGCGTCAATGGGCTTCGGATACCTCACCGTCGGGACGGTCACCGAAGGGTCCAGACCCGGCAATGCGAAACCCAGGATGTTCCGGATGCCGGAGCGGGAATCGCTTATTAACGCCCTCGGCTTTCCGGGGAAGGGGCTGGAGGCCGCCCACGCTGCCCTGACGAAGGCGCGCAAGACCAGTGTGGCTGCGCCGATTGTGGTAAGCGTGTCAGGCACCGACGCCGGGCAGATAGTCCGCTGCCACCGGCGGCTTGAGCCTCTGGCCCAGGCAGTTGAGGTGAACATCAGCTCACCCAACACGGCGGGCCTGCGGCTATTTCACGACGCCGAAGCTCTGGCCGATTTGCTCGCTCAGCTCAACGATGGGCGCAAGGCCCCGCTAATAATCAAGCTCCCTCCGTACCCCTTGAAGGGGGCCGGCGAGCCGACCGACGAGCAGGCCCGGGAGAAGCTGCTGGCGCTGGCGAGGCTGTGCGCGAAGAGCGGGGTGGACACACTCACCGTGGCCAACACGCGCCCTACGAGGGATGCGCGGCTGGCGGTGGGCGCCGGCGGGCTGAGCGGCCGGGCGATCTTCCCGGAGATGCTGGAGATGGTGGCTGACGTGCGCAGGGAGGTGGGCTGGAAGGTGCGTATCAACGCGTGCGGCGGCATCTTCACGGGGGCGGAGGCATGGCAGGCGCTCAAGGCCGGCGCGGACACGGTGCAGCTCTACACCGCGCTGGTCTACCGCGGCCCGGGGGCCATCAGGCAAATCAACAGGGAGCTAATTACCGCTATGCGACGAGATCACTCGATGCCACTGGCAGACTGGCTGGCCGCCCGCCGTAACGGGTAG
- a CDS encoding tetratricopeptide repeat protein, whose amino-acid sequence MIIQRLAEKGRAAMAVLLLGGAALLGVVACSGESTAKDYYEKGYRLQQEGKYQEAIDDYDRAIRLDPKYVEAYSNRGVAFMGLGRYDRALDAFTLALQLAPQLGSTYYNRGLAYESFGQYETAIQEYTMAIRFTQDDADPLIRRGELYMRLEQYEGASKDFTDALKITPRNAMLFYLRGLAYSNSGKPNEAVADFTEAVRLDPNLANAYFDRGVIYGQSGYHEDALVDFNQAVRLNPNHGNAYYARALTYAHIGNDEAALADANRAIELGVEGDIVRRIDEIKQARANPAP is encoded by the coding sequence ATGATAATCCAGCGGTTGGCGGAAAAGGGCCGGGCGGCAATGGCAGTGCTCCTGCTCGGCGGCGCGGCATTGCTTGGAGTAGTTGCGTGCAGCGGAGAGTCTACCGCGAAGGACTACTATGAGAAGGGGTACAGGCTCCAGCAGGAAGGCAAGTACCAGGAAGCCATTGACGATTACGACCGCGCGATCAGGCTGGACCCGAAGTACGTGGAGGCCTACAGCAACCGCGGCGTCGCATTCATGGGCCTGGGCCGGTACGACCGGGCTCTGGATGCCTTCACCCTGGCCCTCCAGCTTGCCCCGCAGCTCGGCTCCACCTACTACAACCGCGGACTCGCTTATGAGTCGTTCGGCCAGTACGAGACGGCCATCCAGGAGTACACGATGGCCATTCGCTTCACTCAGGACGACGCGGACCCTCTGATCCGACGCGGCGAGCTGTACATGCGCCTCGAGCAGTATGAAGGGGCGTCGAAGGACTTCACGGACGCTCTGAAGATAACACCCCGGAATGCCATGCTCTTCTACCTGCGCGGCCTGGCATATTCCAACTCGGGCAAGCCCAACGAGGCAGTAGCGGACTTCACAGAGGCGGTCCGGTTAGACCCCAACCTGGCTAACGCCTATTTCGACCGGGGTGTAATCTACGGCCAGTCAGGGTACCACGAGGATGCGCTGGTCGACTTCAACCAGGCAGTGCGCCTCAACCCTAACCATGGGAACGCATACTATGCCCGGGCGCTGACATATGCGCACATTGGGAACGACGAGGCGGCGCTCGCGGATGCGAACCGCGCGATTGAGCTGGGCGTGGAAGGGGACATCGTCAGGCGAATCGACGAGATCAAGCAGGCAAGGGCGAACCCGGCCCCGTAG